A DNA window from Arachis duranensis cultivar V14167 chromosome 3, aradu.V14167.gnm2.J7QH, whole genome shotgun sequence contains the following coding sequences:
- the LOC127745645 gene encoding auxin-induced protein 15A-like translates to MGFRLPSLQKKTSVPKGYLAVYVGENQKKRFVIPISYLNNPSIQDLLSQVEREFGFDHPMGGLTIPCREDVFLDITSRLQRS, encoded by the coding sequence ATGGGATTCAGATTGCCTAGTCTTCAAAAGAAAACTTCTGTTCCAAAAGGTTATCTTGCTGTTTATGTTGGAGAGAACCAAAAGAAGCGATTCGTGATACCTATATCATACTTGAACAATCCTTCAATTCAAGACTTGCTAAGTCAAGTTGAACGAGAATTCGGATTTGATCATCCGATGGGTGGCCTCACAATTCCTTGCAGAGAAGATGTCTTCCTAGATATCACTTCTCGCTTGCAAAGATCATAA